In the genome of Telluria beijingensis, one region contains:
- a CDS encoding xanthine dehydrogenase family protein molybdopterin-binding subunit: protein MNDSAFPKQPRVDARDKVRGAALYAADQVRPGMLHAMLAVSTINRGEVLSIDTRAARATAGVRLVLTHADMAEYKPAGHVLAGGFAFQSTQPMLSSKIAYRGQPIALVVAETLEAAIEAAASVKAKYEEQPSQLTLDAPDKDIVPQQGSPLPQQMFADKVAGDADAALAGAVHRIDAEYLHPPQHQNPIELISTVAEWRKGTLVIHEGTQNSGAIRHGLARQLGLDPARIEVISPQCGGGFGLKNSLQMQTLLAAVAARKLGQPVKLVVPRGQLFHDASFRPASRHRIRLGADAAGKIVAAVHEADQQTSRHDLFPASYAEMTARLYGIPNFRGRERLVRTDVQTPGYMRAPFEQPASFAFESAVDELARQLDIDPVELRLRNDTQIDALSGKPLSSRFLAECLREGARRFGWSRRDARPASMKAADGGAIGWGVACGAYKAATSPAIARIAATRDGRILFTVAGHEMGQGMRTAIANVLVRQLGVEPQALAIQIGDTRGAPQHLTAGSWGTASVVPAAEEAAQALKDALAQLAPGHDARLTPAEVLALAQRERIEAEVRRKAPGQPDAVYGRLQGGMPAPAGPVYPEFVSMSYAAHFVEVNIEPVTRRIRVARVVSMIDCGRVVSPVTADSQVRGGVVWGIGAALREISEVDPRYGGFLNADLAEYVLPVHADIQQIDVGFIDRPDPLLNAAGVKGLGEVAMVGVAAAIANAVHHATGKRIRKLPIRIEDVL from the coding sequence ATGAACGATTCGGCTTTCCCCAAACAGCCGCGCGTCGACGCGCGCGATAAAGTCCGCGGCGCCGCGCTGTACGCGGCCGACCAGGTGCGGCCCGGCATGCTGCATGCGATGCTGGCCGTGTCCACCATCAACCGTGGCGAAGTGCTGTCCATCGATACCAGGGCCGCGCGGGCAACTGCCGGCGTGCGGCTGGTGCTGACCCATGCCGACATGGCCGAGTACAAGCCGGCTGGCCACGTGCTGGCCGGCGGCTTTGCCTTCCAGAGTACGCAGCCGATGCTGTCGTCGAAGATCGCCTACCGCGGCCAGCCGATCGCGCTGGTGGTGGCCGAGACGCTGGAGGCGGCGATCGAAGCGGCTGCATCGGTCAAGGCGAAGTACGAGGAGCAGCCGTCCCAGCTCACGCTCGACGCGCCGGACAAGGACATCGTGCCGCAGCAAGGTTCGCCGCTACCGCAGCAGATGTTCGCCGACAAGGTGGCGGGCGATGCCGATGCCGCCCTGGCCGGCGCGGTTCATCGGATCGACGCCGAATACCTGCATCCGCCCCAGCACCAGAACCCGATCGAGTTGATCTCGACGGTCGCCGAATGGCGCAAGGGGACGCTCGTGATCCACGAGGGCACGCAGAACAGCGGGGCGATCCGCCATGGCCTGGCGCGCCAGCTGGGCCTCGACCCGGCGCGCATCGAGGTGATCTCGCCGCAGTGCGGCGGCGGCTTCGGCCTCAAGAATTCGCTGCAGATGCAGACCCTGCTGGCGGCGGTCGCGGCGCGCAAGCTGGGCCAGCCGGTCAAGCTGGTGGTGCCGCGCGGCCAGCTGTTCCACGACGCCAGCTTCCGCCCGGCCAGCCGCCACCGCATCCGGCTCGGCGCCGACGCCGCCGGCAAGATCGTGGCCGCGGTGCACGAGGCCGACCAGCAGACCTCGCGCCACGACCTGTTCCCGGCCTCGTATGCCGAGATGACGGCGCGCCTGTACGGCATCCCGAACTTCCGCGGCCGCGAGCGGCTGGTGCGCACCGACGTGCAGACGCCGGGTTATATGCGGGCGCCGTTCGAGCAGCCGGCGTCCTTCGCCTTCGAGTCGGCAGTGGATGAACTGGCCCGGCAACTGGACATCGATCCGGTGGAACTCAGGCTGCGCAACGATACGCAGATCGATGCGTTGTCGGGCAAGCCGCTGTCGTCGCGCTTCCTGGCCGAATGCCTGCGCGAAGGCGCACGCCGCTTCGGCTGGAGCCGGCGCGACGCGCGGCCGGCATCGATGAAGGCTGCGGACGGCGGCGCCATCGGCTGGGGCGTGGCCTGCGGCGCCTACAAGGCCGCGACCAGCCCCGCCATCGCGCGCATCGCGGCCACGCGCGACGGCCGCATCCTGTTCACGGTGGCCGGGCACGAGATGGGGCAGGGGATGCGCACCGCGATCGCCAATGTCCTTGTGCGGCAACTGGGCGTCGAGCCGCAGGCGCTCGCGATCCAGATCGGCGACACGCGCGGCGCGCCGCAGCACCTGACCGCGGGCTCCTGGGGCACGGCCAGCGTGGTGCCGGCGGCCGAGGAGGCGGCGCAGGCGCTGAAGGACGCGCTGGCGCAGCTGGCGCCCGGTCATGACGCCCGCTTGACACCGGCCGAGGTGCTGGCGCTGGCGCAGCGCGAGCGCATCGAGGCCGAGGTGCGGCGCAAGGCGCCGGGCCAGCCGGATGCCGTCTACGGCCGCCTGCAGGGCGGCATGCCGGCGCCCGCGGGGCCGGTGTATCCGGAGTTCGTATCGATGAGCTATGCGGCCCATTTCGTCGAAGTGAATATCGAGCCGGTGACGCGCCGCATCCGCGTGGCGCGCGTGGTCAGCATGATCGATTGCGGGCGCGTGGTCAGCCCGGTGACGGCCGACAGCCAGGTGCGCGGCGGCGTGGTGTGGGGCATCGGCGCCGCCCTGCGCGAGATCAGCGAAGTCGATCCGCGCTACGGCGGCTTCCTGAACGCCGACCTGGCCGAATACGTGCTGCCGGTGCATGCCGACATCCAGCAGATCGACGTCGGCTTCATCGACCGGCCCGACCCGCTGCTCAATGCGGCCGGCGTGAAGGGCCTGGGCGAAGTGGCGATGGTGGGCGTGGCGGCGGCGATCGCCAATGCCGTTCACCATGCAACCGGCAAACGCATACGCAAGCTACCGATCCGGATCGAGGACGTGCTTTAG
- a CDS encoding FAD binding domain-containing protein, with protein MREFTLIRARSAQDAVQAMARHPEARLMAGGTTLYDLMKLGVERPPAIVDINGVDELSSFDTSGARELVFGSLARMSDVAADPRLVADYPALSESLWRAASQQLRNMASLGGNVLQRTRCAYFRGGEPFACNKRAPGSGCAALEGIDRGHALLGASPHCIATYPGDFAVALVAFDAMLDVLGPSGMRSIPVEALHRLPGDRPDLETTLAPGEIITRIRVPATKLGRASTYHKIRDRESYAFALSSAAVALTMKGGKVEQARIALGGVATKPWRARVAEQGLVGRELTIDTALAAGFAAFMDARTGHHNAFRIELGARTVADALMIAAKRM; from the coding sequence ATGCGTGAATTCACCCTGATCCGCGCGCGCTCGGCGCAAGACGCCGTGCAGGCCATGGCGCGCCACCCCGAAGCGCGCCTGATGGCCGGCGGCACCACGCTGTACGACCTGATGAAACTGGGCGTCGAACGTCCGCCCGCCATCGTCGACATCAACGGCGTCGACGAGCTGTCTTCCTTCGACACGTCCGGCGCGCGCGAACTGGTGTTCGGCAGCCTGGCGCGCATGAGCGACGTGGCGGCCGACCCGCGCCTGGTCGCGGACTATCCGGCGCTGTCGGAATCGCTGTGGCGCGCCGCCTCTCAGCAGCTGCGCAATATGGCCAGCCTGGGCGGCAACGTGCTGCAGCGCACGCGCTGCGCCTATTTCCGCGGCGGCGAGCCGTTCGCCTGCAACAAGCGGGCGCCGGGCAGCGGCTGCGCGGCGCTGGAGGGCATCGACCGCGGCCATGCCCTGCTGGGCGCCAGCCCGCACTGCATCGCCACCTATCCGGGCGACTTCGCGGTGGCGCTGGTCGCCTTCGACGCCATGCTCGACGTGCTGGGGCCAAGCGGCATGCGCAGCATCCCGGTCGAGGCGCTGCACCGGCTGCCGGGAGACCGGCCCGATCTCGAGACGACCCTGGCGCCGGGCGAGATCATTACGCGCATCCGGGTGCCGGCCACAAAGCTCGGGCGCGCCTCGACCTATCACAAGATCCGCGACCGCGAATCGTATGCCTTCGCCCTGAGCTCGGCCGCCGTGGCATTGACCATGAAGGGTGGCAAAGTGGAACAGGCCCGCATCGCGCTGGGCGGCGTCGCCACGAAACCGTGGCGGGCACGCGTGGCCGAGCAGGGCCTGGTCGGCCGCGAACTTACCATCGACACCGCGCTGGCGGCCGGCTTCGCCGCTTTCATGGACGCCAGGACCGGCCACCACAACGCCTTCCGCATCGAACTCGGCGCCCGCACGGTGGCCGATGCGCTGATGATCGCCGCAAAAAGGATGTGA